gtctggataaatttcatataaatatattggatggatcaataaatatgccggcggagaggttagcactcacggcaccgtttccttgcagaatgacgtcacatcagatgcaaggttttacgattttaaccctaacctaaaaaccaccatcaacaatgggaAATCAGATCATTGAGCACCTGAATCACTATGCTTCTAACAATCAGGGAACTAATATCCAACGACCAGTACAGAGGCCAATGCAAGCAATTGATTATATGACTTTTTTACTTTCTTGCTACTTATGATACCATCACTGAACTCACAGGAATTGGAATATGCATCCAAACTTCGACAGGTACCACCATTGGAAGAAGAAGCTTCTCCATCAGAGCTCACTCCAGAGACGAAGGGGACAACATAGCAGCTTTGGAAACACTAAAGTGGGCAGGACTTTTGAAGTGCAGGAAAATAAACATAGCAGGCAGTAACAGAAGACTCACTATGACAATGCAGGGAAAAGAATGATCAACTTGTTGGCAGGCAAACATCTCGGTTGACAAAATTCTGCACTTGATAAATAACTTTAGTGGTTTATTTTGGAAGGACTTCAAGGCCAAAAATTTTAAGGATATCTGTAATCTGGCAAAAATTGGCTATTCTCAGCTCAGGCCAAACTATTGGGTAGACAGTCACCAGCTGAACGATCTTCTATAATTGTTTATCCTTTcttgaataaataaataaaatattttcttttttttgtctgCTTTTGGCCgagtctttttatttttaaccttCTCTTTGATTCTAATGCATTGTTTATTtatcaaaaattaaataaaatcaaCAACTATAGTTCAAATTTCGTGAGATTCAATAAGAAGTTCATTAGTCGAATAGATAGACTTCTAATTAATTTTCATTTAAAGTCTAAagaaaaagtaacacaaaaatgtaaaaatatttTGTATGTAGgaaattttaattaattttcaaAACGCCGAGAAATGTAACAGTAATGCAAAATTTCCCATTTGTCCAACCTGCAACTTACACTGCAAATGCATACATCTTGTAATCTAGCTAGGCTTTatcgtttgtttgtttttttaaaaTGGTAGTATGTATGTATCTCCAGTATAGTTATAGTACTAGGATTTCAACATAAGTAATCACCGAATGCAACTTCTTAGGGACATCTGGCATAAAATTAAATCGTTCTTTTTTAGAGTCATATGAGATTAAAGTAATCTTCTCATAACTCTCCTCATAACCAAAGTGATATATTGGGAAAGTGAAATGCCTACTGCTCCTGGTAACCTCAAATAAGATTTCATTGGTATTACTGAAAGATCGAAACAGCGGCCTCAAGCTACACCAGTTTGGATTCTCTTTGGAAATGCTGAGAAGTTTAGTCCAAGAATCTTCAACTGATCCGCTATCTTTCACCACCCATAAATAAAAATTTTCTGGAGAAGCCTCAAGTGATAGGCAAAGTTCTTCTCCCAACACACCTAACTTTGCATCAGCAACACGATTTGTCATCAAACTAGCTATATAATTACGGTAACTTTCACCTAGAATGGAACTAGGAATTTGGATCTCTTTGATTCGCTCTTCAACTATATCGAAAGAAACTATAACCTCTCTTCCTACCCAATGAATAACTCCATTTAAATGCGTCATAGGAACACTGATATCATGTATTTTATAAGGAACGTCTCCAAACCTCCTCCATGAATTTGAGCCTAATGTGTAAATATGAACTTCTGAACCAGTATAGACTGTATAGTTGTCAGGATCTGACCGAAATTGTATCAACTTATAATCATCAATCTTCCTACCATAACCAAACCCATAAGCTACCTTCATGGGTTCCACTGGAGCAGCAGGTGGCTTACATATTACCTTATATTCTCGAGTTGATGGGTTCcataagtaaattccatcataACGTAAAAAATAACGCACATACTCATTTCTAATATAAAAGCACAACAAACCATTACACGAACCAACAAATGTATGAATAGGTCGAACAATATCCTTCCATGGATATTCTATTTGTATACTCTTATCATACAGACATGATGATGAGAAGGAGGAGGTTGCATCAATATCTGTGAAATATGATGATTCAGATGAGCTAAGAAGGACTTTGTGTCTGTTATTTGCTATTGCATGATTAAGGTGCATCTTGATaaacttagggttttgaaacagttcCAACCAGCGTTTGCACACGCATCTGAATCGTAAGATGGATTGAACTGATACCATCGAAAGTATGACGATGATGATGTCTTCTGGAAGGCTCGAAACTAACTTTTCTCTCGTCATTGTTAACGAAATAAAGAAGTAATAGGGTTCTCAATAAAACACCGAGCATCTGTATATATAGGCGCTGATTGAAGCTTTAATATGGTATATTATAATTAGCTTATCGTTCACAAAATTTTCAACAAATCAGAGTGGCGCAGCGGAAGCGTGGTGGGACCATAACCCACAGGTCCCAGTTGAATACATTTTTAACTTTTTGTCACAGTTGAAATTTTCTTAGGATTTGAATTTAAAACTTTTGTCCTGGTTAGATTTTAATTCCCTATTGTATTTTATAAGAACTTATGTTACTGTTTGTGAACGTTCTCATTGGGAAAATATTTTGCTCTAGCGCTGCTAGCAGCACCAATGCCAAGCATGTGTCCTCTAGTGATGTCAGCTAACCCTTTGTTTAACCTCAGTTCTATGTGAACCGATTTTTACCAAAAACATTTAACGTATTTTTATGGAATGTCTCGGAGCTAACCCTTTGTTTAACCTCATCATCTCGGAGCCAAAACAACCCCCCACTTGAGAACCTACTCCATCATccatcaaaactacatcaattaaaACTACCCATGCTTAAACCCGATCCTGAACTTTCAGATTCTCTtctaccaaaatcaaaatcagttgcGTAATATTTGCTTGTCGAAAACATAGCTCAATTGCTGCTAAATGtgcaaaaaaaatctaaaccagtTGAATTCAAAGGGTCAGATTAGAGTGTTGGCGAGGAGAAACCAGTTTTGGATAAGAAACAGAAAGAAAACTCTTCTGCAGTGGAAGAACAAACAGTGTTTACTAAACGAAAAGGAGAAAGATCTGCTTCTGGTATAAGGACTTCGAGATCGAGTCATAATATCAACACTAATAATAGGTGACAATTTTCTAAATTTGTGGTAAAACACCCAAAACTGATTTGGTAGAGGTTTGAAATCTATATATATTTCATCGTAAATGTAAGACAAAAAATGTACTTTTTGTTTGTGAGAATTGAAGACCAAAATAGCGCAAACTTCATATCTCACAGACTCGCGCCTAAttgaaaatcaaagaaaagaagTGCTAATCTTCAAGATTATCCACGAACATAACCGGCAACGAAGGAATTCACAAAAATAATACTGTCAATAATGGTGTTTGTTATATGATCTATTAATTGTGAAGCGAATAATAGTCTTCATAGGAAGGCAAAGTTTTAACATTTTTATTTTAGGATCATTCCTTGAGACGTTCACATACTCATGGACTTGAATTCACTGAGACTTAGTTGTATGCGCACATAGCGAAATAAATGAACCTTGAACCACACATATCTAGCTCTTTATGTGTTTGAGAAGTTTTTTGAAACGGAGAAAATGGtgattagccatatgataaaACAGTTGTGAGAGCTATGCACAAATTCTACATGTTTTGGAAGAAATATTTACCTTGATTAAGAACGACGGAAGAAAAGGTTGTGTCAAACAaaaaattaagaaagaaaaaaagaacgagTAGCTAAAAACAGTTCGGTAGTAAATATACGGCAGCTAAACAGTCGGGGTTTTTTCAAAATACGGCTGACTATGTTTGGATATACCCGAGATCAAAACAATGGGTTAGCTGACATCACAAATGGACACATGATTGGCCTCGGTGCTGCTGGATCAAATAGAGCAAAATCTTTTCCTTCTCGTTGGTATATTTCTAAGTCAAAATTAAGCGGAAATTATGCTACAAGTACTTTctgtcttttcttcttcttttgaggtTTTCAATCTGTATGCTCAAATAACCGGGGCTCTAAGGATCGGGCGACCGCCGATTTGACTCAATCTTCTCCGATTCGAAAAGTTCTGGGATCTAAATCAACTGCATGTTTAGGATTTAaacataattttctttttatccTCTTTTAGTTGATTTCTTTTTTCAATTCTCGGAATTATCTTTATACGTTAACTCTTTCCTTCAATCTCTTAATCTTTTGGAATACCTAATCCTCTTCATATTCATAAATCAGGATTAATTTCCTTTCAATCtcttatttcttcttttgtttgatttctaATTGCTTCTCTGTATTATCTAATTACTTTAGTTTTCCCCTTTCTATGTCAGGCTGATTAGCTTTGGTTTGCCGGCCATGTAGCCCCATTAGGGGACGTTTAATCTACCGTAGTATCTGTTTCCTACCTTCTATGGCGAGTCTCACCCTTCTAGTCTTGCTGGTCGTGTGTTGCTGCAAAGGTACAAGCTGGGGTTTGTTTTTTACCTTCAATTTACATGAATCAGAGATAAATCTTTATGGATTTTTATCATCACTTCAAATTGATTTAATCGGGGGCTCCTTTATCATTCCACaaggtttgattttgtttttgattggtttaATTTAGACTCATCTTTTAATCCAACATCAGGGGTTACTATGGCTCTTTTTCAATGCCTTATTTGCTGCATTCATTTTAATTGGCTAATGATCCTTTTCTCAATTGTTTAGTTCTTGTCTCTGGGTTAAATGTTTTCTGCCTAAAATTTTCGTTGTTGCTATTATTTCGTATCTTAGCTAAAATTTCCATTTGTTCACAGTGTGTTTGTTTAAATGTGCGTGAGTCCCTTTCAATTTATGCTCGCATACAGAGTGATTGTTAGTATTCCCTTTTCTTAGATTTTACCCTATTCGTGCATATATCATTTTAATCCTTCTTCACCCTTTAACTTGGTTTATCGTTTCAAAGTAGTGCTTTTGGTATTGCTGGCCTTTAAAGCTCCTTTTGTTATCGACTTCTGGTTTCCTCCCTGCGgcctaactattttgggtttgtgTCGGATCGATGGATTAAGGTCTGGTTTTTCCTTTCTGGTAAAATAGTTATCTCCCAGTGGCTTTGTTATTTTTGTGACTGTCCGTAGTTTTCTCCGTTGTTTTCCTACTATTCTGGGGTTTCTGTCAGCCTATTTCTCGGCTGGTTTCAAGTTTTCTTTCTTGTAGAATAGTTTCTTCAGCGGTTACTTTTCTAATCTTGGCCAGCTTTACCCAAAAATCTTCCTTTGTTTGGTGTGCATAAGTCCATGTATTGCATAGTATCATGGGTGGTCCTTTTGGAGACATAATTGTTTTGATGTCTCTTTTCTCTCTATCGGTATATTGGTTCTGTTTAGTTGACGATTTAAACTTTCCCAGTTTTTTTGAGAACTTTGAATTTTCTTTGGCCAATTTGGATGCAGTTTTTAGacttttcaattttaattaattCCCCTTAGTCCCCCGATGAGATTGGGTTCCCCCTTAGTCCTTTGATCTTAGCATTGAGGTTGGTTATTGTGGCAAATCGATTTGTTTCTGTGTGATGTAACCTCTTGATAGGTATTTGTGTTATTCCTTGACCCCAACAACTGCTCTACTCTACACCTCCTCTTAAGCAAGTAATTTTTGCTCTCCCTCGCCATCTCTTAACAGATACTACACAGATTTAACGGTATCCTTAATGTGGTTACTGGGTCGGTAAgctattcccttaatctcttgtATTCTTGTGCTCTTATATCTCTTCCTCTTTTCTTTGATTGCATGTTTCTTGTTTAGTGCCCACATCATAATAGTTCTCCCTCCTTTCCTCCCTTCCCTTAGTAACTTTTGTTTATTTCCTGTGACTTTTTTTGACATCATGAAACTTCTATCCTGGAATGTCCAGGGCATAGGTACCCCAATCACAAAAGACCACTTCTCTTATATTTGCCAAACTTACAATCCTGATATTGTTTTCCTAGCCGAGACAAAAGCTCCACTGTCTCGCATGGACTTATTCTTTAAAAAATCCCCCTTTCATGACTGGTTTATTATACCTTCCGTGAGATTAGCGAAAGAGTTAGCAATAGTGTGGCACAATAACATAAAAATGAAACTAATATCTACACAATTTAACGTGTGCCATTTTGAAGCAATTATAGATGACAAAAAAATCTTTCATCACATTTGTTTATGGTGCAGTGGATGCTGAAGGAAAAAGTGAACAATGGAATTATATTTCAAATTTGGTTCAACTAGTGGATAAACCCTGAACCCTGAATGGTGATTTAAACATTATTCTTGATCCAGACGAAAAGCAAGGGGGAAATAAGGCCAGCTCCAGTAACAAACAAAATATACTCCAGATTATAGACTCAATGGGCTTACAAGATTCAGGCTTTGAAGGTGCACCTTTCACGTGGTCAAACAACAGAGGCGATGCAAACATTTGTGAAAGAATCGACAGAGCGTTAACTTCCTTTCTTTGAACACAGGTATTCCCGGATACAAAAGTTACGCATTTACCTAGAGTTGGTTCTGATCATACGCCTATTCTACTAGATACAAAGCCGAAAAAATTAAAACTTCAAAAGCCCTTTAGATGTATCAGATCTTGGCTTTCACACTCTAGCTTACTCGAAGTAGTTAAAGCTTCTTGGGAATTTCATTCCACCTACTCAACTAATGATAATTTTCCCCTCAAACTCCAACTACCGTCTTCCGATCTTGCCCGGTGGAACTCCGATATCTTTAgcaatatacataaaaatatcaggaacttaaacaataaaattGAGAATATCCATAGAACCGGAAATATcaggaacttaaacaataaaattGAGAATATCCATAGAACCGGAAATATTGCCAAAGATATAGATAGGCTTAAGAAGCTCCAAGAAGAACTAGGTAAATGGTACCAGATCAAAAATGACTACTACCATCAGCTGTCGAGAGATAAATATTTCAAAGAATATGACAGAAATACAGAATATTTTCATGCCACTGCCTCCAATAGGAAAAGAATCAACTCCATCAATACCCTTAGAGAACCTTCCGGCTTATGGCTATCGGACAGAGATCAAATATACTCCCTTCTGATTAATCATTTTTCCCAAATTGGCTCATCCCAAAAAAAACATTTGTAACTTTGATATGTCCAGCATCATAAAACTGTGTATCTCTGAAGAAGTAAATTTATCTCTACTAAAGATTCCCTCAAAAAATGAAATCTGGCTAACTCTCTCCAATTTGAATCAATGGGGAGCGCCAGGGCCTGATGGTTTCCAACCAGGTTTTTTTAAGGCCAATTGGGAGGTCTTCGGCCCAGACATTATCAATACAGTCCAGGAGTTTTTTAAAACGGGGTTCTTGATGAGGAATTGAATCACTCCTTCATAACCCTAATTCCAAAAATTTCAACTCCCCAAACCCCGACTGATTTTAGGCCAATAAGTCTAAGCAACACCATATACAAACTCATTTCAAAAATTCTTGCAAGCAGATTAAAGCCCATCCTCAACAAAATTATCTCCCCTAACCAATCTGCTTTCCTTCCCGGTAGACAAATCACCGACAACAATATAATCGCCCATGAGCTCATCCATTCAACGAAAaattctaaaaagaaaaaaggCCATCTAGCTCTGAAATTAGACCTGTCAAAGGCCTTTGATAGAGTGGAGTGGAATTTCATAGAGAAAGCTCTCCTTAGTTTGGGTTTCGATGAAAGGTGGACTGACCTCATTTTTCAATGCATCTCTACCACATCTTTCTCTATCCTTCTCAGCGGCTCCCCCGGTTCAAAATTTAGAACATCTAGAGGATTAAGACAAGGGGACCCGCTCTCGCCTTACTTATTCCTAATCTGCATGAAATTCTTTCCAGACTTCTAGATAAGGCAATTTCCGAGAAGAAAATATCCGGTTTCCGGATCAATAAAGAAGCTCCAAACATATCCCATCTTTTCTTCGCTGACGATTGCTTTCTTTTCACAAAAGCCGATTTAGGGGAAACAAAGAATCTTCTGGAAATCATCTCTCTCTTCGGAGATATAACAGGCCAAATGATAAATCTACAAAAATCAAGTGTATATTTCAGTCCAAAAATTCACCCTAAACATGGAAAAAAATTAGCCAGAATCCTAAAAGTTCctttaatgacaaaaaatgataGATACCTCGGAACCCCCATTTTCTTTGATAAAAATAGGAAAGCAAATTTCGAACCTCTTGTACAGAAATATTACTCAACTCTACAAGGCTGGAAATCGAAACTCCTCTCTCAAGCAGGGAGGACAATTCTGATAAAATCTATCCTCCAAGATTTTCCAACGTACCAGATGCAAGTTCTTGCTCTTCCCAAGGAAACTTTAAACAAGTTGGACAGAATACAAAGAAACTTCTGGTGAAATAAAGACGGGCTAAAACAGCAAGGAGGTTTCATTAGGGCTTGGAAATATATTTGCAAACCCATTGCGCAAGGAGGCCTAGGTATAAAAAACCCACACCACTTCAATATTGCCCTTCTCACTAAACTAGCCAGCAAATTATTATTAGAAAAGGAGCAACTTTGGGCAAAAATCATCAAGGCAAAATATTTCCCATATTCAAACCCTCTGGAAGAATCAAAAATTTCCAACCTATCGTGGATTTGGACAAGCATCTGGAAAGGACTGGAAGTAATCAAAGGAAACTTTATCTGGCAAGTGAAAAATGGAAACTCGATAAATGTTTGGGAAGATAGATGGATCAAATGAGGAAATACTCCCGTAACCTCAAGTTTCTCAGGGTACAATTCCAACAAAGGTTCAAGAATTTATTACAGAAGAGAACAAGTGGGACCAagaaaaactaaacatttacttTAGCCCGGAAGTGAGGAATAAAATTCAAGCAATCTCTCcaagaaaagaggaagaagacaACATaaaatggttacatcatcaatcaGGACTTTTCTCAGCCAAAAACATTTACAATTTCCTGGCAAACCAAACTCAAGAAGAAGACATTTCCTTATTAGATTTCCCATGGAAAAATATTTGGAGAATACAAGCAATTCCGAGAATTAAGCTTTTTGTGTGGAAACTATCTGGGAAAGCTTTACCCACATCGTCGAGACTGGGGGCTCACAATTCGGAAATCGATACAAACTGCCAACTGTGTAATATGCAAGCTCAGGAAACGGAGAAACACCTGTTTGGAACATGCCCTTTTTCCAGAGCCATCTGGTTCAGTTTCTCTTCAGGTCACCTAATTCCTTCAGATGATACGACATCAATCACAAATTgggtaaaatggtggattcaaaaccCAGACCTAGATAATTTAACGGGGAAAATTGCAACAATATtgtggttcatatggaaatacAGATGCTCGGTGGGTTTTGAGAAGACAATCCCAAATCCAACGCAACTAATAACTCAGATCAACAGTTTCTTGCAATCCATCCCGAAAAAGATTACTACGAAAGGACCGGACACCAATAAAACACAATTGATCAATGCCAAGTGGTCAAACATAAATACTGATTGGATAATCTTCGTAGATGCCTCTTTCAAAGAAGAAGACCTATCAATGGGATATGCGAACATAGTGTATTCAGTCGATCAACACACCTTCATGCACATTTCAGCTGGTTCGGAGAAAGCCACTTCTGCTTTCCATGCAGAAGCGAAAGCGTTACTCAAGGCGGTTACGTGGCTAAAAGAAAACGTGTTATCTAATGTCACCATTGTAACTGATTGCAAATCCTTGGCAGACAATATCAACAAGGATAACACAAGTCCCTTCTGGACGGCCGAAAACACCGTACAAGGAGTAAAGACAATCCTACATGATCTTCCGCAGACAAAGGTAAAGTACACTAATCGAAAATACAATTCAGTAGCAGACAAAATCGCCAAGGAAGCTAGGATAAAATGTCTTCAACATTTATCCATGAAGCTTCAGCAACAAGTCAAAATTACTAgcattgttactaatgttttcgaTAGAAACGAAATTGTAAACCTTTTGTACTATATTTGCTAGTGATTATATATTGTCTtttcatcaaagaaaaaaaaaaaaattctgtatGCTCGAACCCAAAATTGACCTGGTCGTACCAAGGAGCATAAGAGAAAGCTACTCTTTCTAGAAGTAAATGACCCGAGGAATATGATTCAGGATATTATAACTACTTTGCACAATATCATGAACCAGATGCATAATGATATTTATTGCTCAGTTACAACATGCTGATCATAGGAGTGTAGTGTGAGAATTTTTCTTTGGTGCTGCTTCCCTTCAAAATTCTGATTGAACTGTGTTGCTAGCCTCAGCGTTATACTTTCCAGGACAGATTGGAGGATTCCGAATTCTGTCTTAATAGGCCACTCGAGTAGAACTGGGAGTCACCCCTTATAGGCCACTGGAGTAGAGCTTGAACTCATCCCTGGTATGCCCCATTAGAGTGGAACTGAGGGGGTTACTCTATGTGAAACTCCGAAAATTTGGATAAATTTGATCCTGGGGGAGCAAGAAGCCAAATATATGGGTCTTTCTGATCTTTAGTCGcatgttgaaggtttctctggaAGGAACTTAGCGCCTTAGGTCGTGCAGATGGGTGTGCGTACCAAGAGCTTCCAGCTAATTAGCTGACTTTTAGTCTAAAGAAGCTAGCGAGTTGACATTGACATAAATTTACAAGCAGAGAGCCCTATACACAATCCTTGATGTCCAAGTTCAAAAGTAATTCGAGACACATATCTACCTCTGTATAGTTAACCAATGTGTTTGATTAAGCCAAATATATATATGGTTGGTACAAAAATCATTTCTGACCATCTAAAACTATAATTTACTTCcagggaaaaaaaatatatagaagaAACATTTTCTCTACTACAAATGTACTAGTAGTTAGGATGCTAATCCTGTAGCTTCCTTGGGTATCAAAAATAGGAACATGATCGGAATGAAAGTGCAGATAACTTGAATGACTATTCCCAACAAAAGGTTATCGAAGGAACCGGATGATACGTTCAGCAAAGACGCTAAACCAGCACCTACAAACGATCCTATTGTTGAACCCAGGTTGTTTATAGACATGAAAAGGGCAAACAGAGTACCTTCAATCCCAGGCGGGCATAACTGTCCTGAAAGGATCAAGAATGGCATAAACCTGCAAAATCAAAATGAGGATCAATGTTGCTTGAGCTTATTGGATGTTTAACAGAAGGCATTGGCAAATATTGGTTAATCATCTTCAGAGTTGTGATTCTTTTAGATGCATGAGACCCATAATTAGTTCCATTCAGGGATCAGCAATTTAGTTCTCAGTGCAGCTGAAAGCAATAAAAGATGCAGCGAGAGACACAAATGCAAGACTACAAACTTACTTGAGTTGATTGATAGCATCAGCTAGAGCAGACCCACATAGAACCATAAGTTTATCTGATATGCCGAACTC
Above is a genomic segment from Papaver somniferum cultivar HN1 chromosome 10, ASM357369v1, whole genome shotgun sequence containing:
- the LOC113315659 gene encoding F-box/kelch-repeat protein At3g06240-like, with the protein product MHLNHAIANNRHKVLLSSSESSYFTDIDATSSFSSSCLYDKSIQIEYPWKDIVRPIHTFVGSCNGLLCFYIRNEYVRYFLRYDGIYLWNPSTREYKVICKPPAAPVEPMKVAYGFGYGRKIDDYKLIQFRSDPDNYTVYTGSEVHIYTLGSNSWRRFGDVPYKIHDISVPMTHLNGVIHWVGREVIVSFDIVEERIKEIQIPSSILGESYRNYIASLMTNRVADAKLGVLGEELCLSLEASPENFYLWVVKDSGSVEDSWTKLLSISKENPNWCSLRPLFRSFSNTNEILFEVTRSSRHFTFPIYHFGYEESYEKITLISYDSKKERFNFMPDVPKKLHSVITYVEILVL